In Helianthus annuus cultivar XRQ/B chromosome 9, HanXRQr2.0-SUNRISE, whole genome shotgun sequence, the following are encoded in one genomic region:
- the LOC110878518 gene encoding late embryogenesis abundant protein At5g17165 isoform X2 → MAASFGNRFLSQIRTSPAVHPNLVVLRRAVHVSVYDKNIEDQIRPSLVPEEAVTRAEPEKYWVPDPKTGVFGPAGEKSIGGALGSEPKAVDGSVLEQKAFFRPLENLEKPTHP, encoded by the exons ATGGCCGCCAGCTTTGGGAACCGATTTCTCAGCCAGATCCGAACCTCACCTGCAGTTCATCCAAATCTTGTCGTTTTAAG GAGAGCAGTGCATGTGTCCGTGTACGACAAGAACATAGAGGATCAGATCCGCCCATCATTAGTCCCAGAAGAAGCGGTTACCCGAGCAGAACCAGAAAAGTACTGGGTACCAGACCCGAAGACCGGGGTATTTGGGCCAGCGGGCGAGAAAAGCATAGGTGGAGCCTTGGGATCTGAGCCAAAGGCGGTGGATGGTTCGGTGTTGGAGCAGAAGGCTTTCTTCCGTCCACTTGAGAACTTGGAGAAACCAACTCACCCGTGA